From Streptomyces sp. Edi4, one genomic window encodes:
- a CDS encoding NHLP bacteriocin export ABC transporter permease/ATPase subunit has product MTIAPPPAGAELMPFLTERATPVELTADRFLRFDDIRRVVVVESGAVDLFAVEMRDGVPRGRWTYLNRVERGAILIGTPYGPHHRIVGRPVLGSRLSHLPFSHVESLSGPAGQALPEAEFRATVEQFVRGVEQGIVALAEALRGVLPPREFVPLATGAATEAADGEAIRSVDGVRWVLIEEGHVEMVEGVAGEIGPGTDICVTERDWLIAHGFTRLRSRSVQELLSNGELWGRWVTHAARLLYVIDRRVERGRLAEREALERRRARDKSTMARAALGFESVIRDTEARIKLAEVAADPTTLAAARLVASHQGFTVRAPVAGSGHGRDTTELQAIALASGVRTRTVRLDGTWWKQDLGPMIGFRKIGDVPVALLPIGRGYVVAEGARVTPLTREAADELTNQATVLYRPLPATVKTIGALLRFGFRNNRRDLWTFAVMGVAVSVIGLLVPIMTGAVLGTFVAEARRDLIVQGACVVIASALVVAALSILQNIAVLRIESRSTAAMQVGMWTRLLSLPASFFSRYSTGELGTTVLGISTAQEMLSGMTTTAALGLLTGLANLALVYFYSVWLALLATALVLAGGAFAMVAGYFEVRWQRRLYQHEQRMSSRVFQLLTAIPKLRVTAAEERVFGVWAEQFTKGRSQAASARRVQNMVTTFNAAYPVLCSAILFAVVGGPLGGSVPVAAFLSFFAAFNLLLAASLQFTAAAIVAMGVVPMLEELRPILEAEPEVNDVQADPGDLSGRVALSHVTFRYKEDGPLVLDDVDLTVEPGEFVALVGPSGSGKSTVLRLLLGFEQPSAGSVLYDGQNLAELDVSAVRRQCGVVLQHGALLAGSIKTNIVGSGSYTVEDAWAAAEMAGISADIEAMPMGMNTVLSEGTSTLSGGQRQRLMIARALVARPRIVFFDEATSALDNPTQKMVAESTRRLNASRVVIAHRLSTVADADKIVVMDGGRVVQEGRYEELLADSAGLFARLAQRQMS; this is encoded by the coding sequence ATGACCATCGCCCCGCCGCCGGCCGGCGCCGAGCTCATGCCGTTCCTCACCGAGCGGGCCACCCCCGTCGAGCTGACGGCCGACCGCTTCCTGCGCTTCGACGACATCCGCCGGGTGGTCGTGGTGGAGTCGGGCGCGGTCGATCTGTTCGCGGTCGAGATGCGTGACGGCGTGCCACGGGGGCGCTGGACCTATCTGAACCGGGTCGAGCGCGGCGCCATCCTGATCGGCACGCCCTATGGCCCCCACCACCGCATCGTGGGCCGCCCGGTACTCGGCTCGCGCCTGTCCCACCTGCCGTTCTCGCACGTCGAGTCGTTGTCGGGACCGGCCGGGCAGGCGCTGCCCGAGGCCGAGTTCCGGGCCACCGTCGAGCAGTTCGTACGCGGCGTCGAGCAGGGCATCGTGGCCCTCGCCGAGGCGCTGCGCGGGGTGCTGCCGCCACGTGAGTTCGTACCGCTGGCGACCGGCGCCGCCACCGAGGCCGCCGACGGCGAGGCGATCCGGTCGGTCGACGGGGTGCGCTGGGTCCTCATCGAGGAGGGCCACGTCGAGATGGTGGAGGGGGTGGCGGGCGAGATCGGCCCCGGCACCGACATCTGCGTCACCGAACGCGACTGGCTCATCGCCCACGGCTTCACCCGGCTGCGCTCGCGCTCCGTGCAGGAGCTGCTGTCCAACGGGGAGCTGTGGGGCCGCTGGGTGACCCACGCGGCCCGGCTCCTGTATGTGATCGACCGCCGGGTGGAGCGCGGACGGCTCGCCGAGCGCGAGGCGCTCGAGCGCCGGCGCGCGCGGGACAAGTCCACCATGGCGCGCGCCGCTCTTGGCTTCGAGTCCGTCATCCGCGACACCGAGGCCCGTATCAAACTGGCCGAGGTGGCCGCCGATCCCACCACGCTGGCCGCCGCCCGTCTGGTCGCGTCCCACCAGGGCTTCACCGTCAGGGCGCCGGTCGCGGGCAGCGGACACGGCCGGGACACCACCGAGCTCCAGGCCATCGCGCTCGCCTCCGGCGTGCGCACCCGAACGGTCCGGCTGGACGGGACCTGGTGGAAGCAGGACCTCGGCCCGATGATCGGCTTCCGCAAGATCGGCGACGTGCCGGTGGCGCTGCTGCCGATCGGCCGGGGCTACGTCGTCGCCGAGGGGGCCCGGGTCACCCCGCTCACCCGCGAGGCGGCCGACGAACTCACCAACCAGGCAACGGTGTTGTACCGGCCGCTGCCCGCGACGGTGAAGACGATCGGCGCTCTGCTGCGCTTCGGCTTCCGCAACAACCGCCGCGATCTGTGGACCTTCGCCGTGATGGGCGTCGCCGTCTCCGTGATCGGGCTGCTCGTGCCCATCATGACGGGCGCGGTGCTCGGCACGTTCGTCGCCGAGGCCCGGCGCGACCTGATCGTCCAGGGCGCCTGCGTGGTGATCGCCTCCGCCCTGGTGGTGGCCGCCCTGTCCATCCTCCAGAACATCGCCGTCCTGCGGATCGAGAGCCGGTCGACTGCCGCGATGCAGGTCGGCATGTGGACCAGGCTGCTTTCGCTGCCCGCGTCGTTCTTCTCGCGCTACTCCACGGGCGAGCTCGGCACCACCGTCCTCGGCATCAGCACCGCCCAGGAGATGCTGTCCGGGATGACGACCACGGCGGCCCTCGGGCTGCTCACAGGCCTGGCCAACCTGGCCCTCGTGTACTTCTACAGCGTGTGGCTCGCACTCCTTGCGACCGCTCTCGTCCTGGCCGGCGGGGCGTTCGCCATGGTCGCCGGGTACTTCGAGGTGCGCTGGCAGCGCCGCCTCTACCAGCACGAGCAGCGCATGTCCTCGCGGGTGTTCCAACTCCTCACCGCCATACCGAAGTTGCGGGTGACCGCGGCCGAGGAGCGGGTGTTCGGCGTGTGGGCGGAGCAGTTCACCAAGGGCCGCTCCCAGGCCGCCTCCGCGCGCCGCGTACAGAACATGGTCACCACCTTCAACGCGGCCTACCCGGTGCTGTGTTCAGCCATCCTGTTCGCCGTGGTCGGCGGCCCGCTCGGTGGCAGCGTGCCGGTCGCCGCCTTCCTGTCCTTCTTCGCCGCGTTCAACCTGCTGCTCGCCGCCTCCCTGCAATTCACCGCCGCCGCCATCGTCGCGATGGGCGTGGTGCCGATGCTGGAGGAGCTGCGGCCCATCCTGGAGGCCGAGCCCGAGGTCAACGACGTCCAGGCCGACCCCGGCGACCTCTCGGGCCGGGTCGCGCTCTCGCATGTGACGTTCCGCTACAAGGAGGACGGGCCGCTGGTCCTCGACGACGTCGACCTGACGGTGGAACCGGGTGAGTTCGTGGCGCTGGTCGGGCCCTCGGGCAGCGGGAAGTCGACGGTGCTCAGGCTGCTGCTCGGCTTCGAGCAGCCGAGCGCCGGTTCGGTCCTGTACGACGGCCAGAACCTCGCGGAGCTCGACGTCTCGGCGGTGCGGCGCCAGTGCGGGGTGGTGCTCCAGCACGGGGCGCTGCTCGCGGGCAGCATCAAGACCAACATCGTCGGCAGCGGCAGCTACACCGTCGAGGACGCCTGGGCGGCCGCCGAGATGGCCGGGATCTCCGCCGACATCGAGGCGATGCCGATGGGCATGAACACCGTGCTCTCCGAGGGCACCAGCACCCTGTCCGGCGGCCAGCGCCAGCGCCTGATGATCGCCCGCGCGCTGGTGGCACGGCCCCGCATCGTCTTCTTCGACGAGGCGACCAGCGCGCTCGACAACCCCACTCAGAAGATGGTCGCCGAGTCCACCCGCCGGCTCAACGCGAGCCGGGTCGTCATCGCCCACCGCCTCTCCACCGTCGCGGACGCCGACAAGATCGTCGTCATGGACGGCGGCCGGGTGGTCCAGGAGGGCCGGTACGAGGAACTGCTCGCCGACTCCGCCGGCCTCTTCGCCCGGCTCGCCCAGCGCCAGATGTCCTGA
- a CDS encoding YciI family protein: protein MEFALLIFGEEKSWDRMPEQERAERFAANRAFGRALAEAGVSVRYGARLARPDVLQGEARSGEGVLELGGLWLIEVATEEEALEWGAKVPAGPGNRVEVRRCDRPGPAGP from the coding sequence GTGGAATTCGCGCTGCTCATCTTCGGCGAGGAGAAGAGCTGGGACCGGATGCCGGAGCAGGAGCGCGCGGAGCGGTTCGCCGCCAACCGCGCGTTCGGCCGGGCGCTGGCCGAGGCCGGGGTGAGCGTGCGCTACGGCGCCCGGCTCGCCCGCCCCGACGTCCTTCAGGGCGAGGCCAGGTCCGGTGAGGGCGTCCTGGAGCTCGGCGGCCTGTGGCTGATCGAGGTGGCCACCGAGGAGGAGGCCCTGGAGTGGGGCGCCAAGGTGCCGGCCGGACCCGGCAACCGGGTCGAGGTGCGCCGCTGCGACCGGCCGGGCCCGGCCGGCCCCTGA
- a CDS encoding carbamoyltransferase C-terminal domain-containing protein — translation MAEHPATHYLSCYLTPPGPGAVFSVRHDQNVALWRRRGTTVELVRVWELERVSGQKHHFWPLYTAARAEAFLGALLAEEGLTLADISVSWGTPGLPAARPVPVPPGAGDFPVHSLAHLFSGLMTDTALFRREKIVAMAIDALPDYVQDGGPTRYWYAGAVADRGALTFAPVESPAPLYTAAETLFGQEPGTLMALASASTTEIRFDAEAAVARIALYGGQVQPWKEAFALVRSVVEAAEAQLGSVRLDPAFSREENLRSAAMKVVQRCSELVAVRNVEHLLALGGLRAEECYLSTSGGYALNCPTNTLLMDRFGFRGLLTPPCANDSGQGIGLGLLGLHGTGVLDEADLRVESAYVGREVGGVRDALAEFAPWIVSDEPFDEDRFVADVSGSVLAWVDGRAEIGPRALGHRSLIGDPRSTEVKDLLNGHKQRQWWRPVAPVVLAEHVGEWFSSDRDSPYMLEAVQVRPEVAGRVPAILHLDGSARHQVVHRETNPLLHRALSAFRDATGVPILCNTSLNDRGEAIVDTAAEALTFCVRKGIKVLYLCGRRVELRVGDPELDALVPEGPRPRAVGFFTGQEEDRDTIWQEWLDQGYTVPGMFLLARSPELRAEGELATPERVNLLAGYRATVDPSFAGLAENFRRTHGPGASFTDPSTLTGAFGVINTLRKGGSSA, via the coding sequence ATGGCTGAACACCCCGCGACCCACTACCTGTCCTGCTATCTGACCCCGCCGGGCCCGGGCGCGGTCTTCTCCGTCCGGCACGACCAGAACGTGGCCCTGTGGCGCCGCCGCGGGACGACGGTGGAGCTCGTACGGGTCTGGGAACTGGAGCGCGTCAGCGGGCAGAAGCACCACTTCTGGCCGCTGTACACGGCCGCGCGCGCCGAGGCGTTCCTCGGCGCGCTCCTCGCCGAGGAGGGCCTGACCCTCGCCGACATCTCCGTCAGCTGGGGCACCCCCGGCCTGCCGGCCGCGCGGCCCGTGCCGGTGCCCCCCGGCGCCGGTGACTTCCCCGTGCACAGCCTCGCGCACCTGTTCAGCGGCCTGATGACGGACACCGCGCTGTTCAGGCGGGAGAAGATCGTCGCGATGGCGATCGACGCGCTGCCCGACTACGTCCAGGACGGCGGCCCGACCCGCTACTGGTACGCGGGCGCCGTCGCCGACCGGGGCGCCCTCACCTTCGCCCCCGTCGAGTCCCCGGCCCCGCTCTACACCGCCGCCGAGACCCTGTTCGGGCAGGAACCCGGCACCCTGATGGCACTCGCGTCGGCCAGCACCACCGAGATCCGCTTCGACGCCGAGGCCGCGGTCGCCCGGATCGCCCTGTACGGCGGCCAGGTGCAGCCGTGGAAGGAGGCCTTCGCCCTGGTGCGGTCCGTCGTGGAGGCGGCCGAGGCCCAGCTCGGCTCGGTACGGCTCGACCCCGCGTTCTCACGCGAGGAGAACCTGCGCAGCGCCGCCATGAAGGTGGTGCAGCGCTGCTCGGAGCTGGTCGCCGTACGCAATGTGGAGCACCTGCTCGCCCTCGGCGGCCTGCGCGCCGAGGAGTGCTATCTGTCCACCAGTGGCGGCTACGCCCTCAACTGCCCCACCAACACGCTCCTGATGGACCGCTTCGGCTTCCGCGGCCTGCTCACCCCGCCCTGCGCCAACGACTCGGGTCAGGGCATCGGGCTCGGCCTGCTCGGGCTGCACGGCACCGGCGTCCTGGACGAGGCGGACCTGCGGGTGGAGTCGGCGTACGTGGGGCGCGAGGTGGGCGGCGTGCGGGACGCGCTCGCCGAGTTCGCGCCCTGGATCGTCTCGGACGAACCCTTCGACGAGGACCGCTTCGTGGCCGACGTGTCCGGCTCGGTGCTCGCCTGGGTCGACGGGCGCGCCGAGATCGGGCCGCGCGCGCTCGGCCACCGCAGCCTCATCGGCGACCCGCGCTCCACCGAGGTCAAGGACCTGCTCAACGGCCACAAGCAGCGCCAGTGGTGGCGGCCGGTGGCGCCGGTGGTGCTGGCCGAGCACGTGGGCGAGTGGTTCTCCAGCGACCGCGACTCGCCGTACATGCTGGAGGCGGTCCAGGTACGCCCCGAGGTGGCCGGGCGGGTCCCGGCGATCCTGCACCTGGACGGCTCCGCCCGCCACCAGGTCGTGCACCGGGAGACCAACCCCCTGCTGCACCGGGCCCTTTCGGCCTTCCGGGACGCGACGGGGGTGCCGATCCTGTGCAACACCTCGCTCAACGACCGGGGCGAGGCGATCGTGGACACCGCCGCCGAAGCGCTCACCTTCTGCGTGCGCAAGGGCATCAAGGTCCTTTACCTGTGCGGGCGCCGCGTCGAACTGCGCGTCGGGGATCCGGAGTTGGACGCCCTGGTGCCGGAAGGGCCGCGTCCGCGCGCGGTGGGGTTCTTCACCGGCCAGGAGGAGGACCGGGACACGATCTGGCAGGAGTGGCTGGACCAGGGCTACACCGTACCCGGCATGTTCCTGCTCGCCCGCTCCCCCGAACTGCGCGCCGAGGGGGAGCTCGCCACGCCCGAACGCGTCAACCTGCTCGCCGGATACCGCGCCACCGTCGACCCGTCGTTCGCCGGTCTCGCCGAGAACTTCCGGCGCACCCACGGCCCCGGCGCCTCGTTCACCGACCCCTCGACGCTGACCGGCGCCTTCGGTGTCATCAACACCCTGCGAAAGGGCGGAAGTTCCGCATAA
- a CDS encoding AAA family ATPase, with amino-acid sequence MVAVDGGAKGGPRGPAGLLHRDEELDLLDGTMAELAEGRSSVVAIHGPRGIGKTALLRAALARVPGQAVVLRARCHESERGFPYGVVRQLFDRLLTRPGRTGPGGLELRPAARAGAGGAEVHEQLQDLFQAARSLSDGKPVVIAVDDLGFADQESLAWLSYIVRRLDGLPLALVFTADPDAHDAAPAESGAPAHTRLLRPGPLCESCAAQWMAGAFGAPLDTELAAACHTLSLGNPLVLRELTDRLLAAGVSAGSPDQSAVLEIGAATLSDTTVEWLSRRHPAAVDLLANLAVLGPGADIATAAALADQGEFESALAGEELRRSGLIDPGPPQRFRHELVRTAILSRIDPKTRLDLHARAAALLLRLGAPAAQTAEHLMSVGASGRAWALPILRTAAREAAAGSDWTNAARYLRRALAESADPEVVLAVTGQLGAVELHRDVAACARYAATVAASIRPPAERARALLPFAGPVLTLDSSMAAHSFVEAATALEAGHGGEAPLALRLPLATQALLAGHRGTAHRTLAALRRSPDTHTAAPAFLGALAALTAAGGRFPRRAQRLAERCADAAALIGVDTGAPGAALALAWTGRAPDAAALADRTVLTARGAARPGELALALIVRADIALRLDRTAAALGDAREALRLAESVRAAGLAAAAAACTARALVRREQHEAAAKVLAGSPLPAGAHPLIRAQFLQARGLVAAGRGAHGEALQLFLECGHALAARGMANPECVRWRADARRAYEELGEPEAALAIAEAEPVGVRPGGAGGAGAGGAGSGVAAGTGAATWSGGAGPGGAGLAGAPGSGDGGPGEPPEDGRGGPGSTPSAHAPGIGNGMKRRAGLTASERRVTDLVLTGLSNLEVAERLFLSKRTVDTHLGRIYRKLEIRGRAELAQALRELNDPTNPA; translated from the coding sequence GTGGTAGCAGTCGACGGGGGAGCCAAAGGCGGGCCGCGGGGACCGGCGGGACTGCTGCACCGGGACGAGGAGCTGGACCTGCTCGACGGGACCATGGCCGAACTCGCCGAAGGGCGCTCGTCGGTGGTGGCCATCCACGGCCCGCGCGGCATCGGCAAGACCGCGCTGCTGCGGGCCGCGCTCGCCCGGGTGCCCGGCCAGGCGGTCGTCCTGCGGGCCCGCTGCCACGAGAGCGAGCGGGGCTTCCCCTACGGCGTGGTGCGCCAGCTCTTCGACCGGCTGCTCACCCGGCCGGGGCGCACCGGGCCCGGCGGCCTCGAACTGCGCCCGGCCGCCCGCGCGGGAGCGGGCGGCGCCGAGGTGCACGAACAGCTCCAGGACCTCTTCCAGGCGGCCCGCTCGCTGTCCGACGGCAAGCCCGTGGTGATCGCGGTGGACGATCTGGGCTTCGCCGACCAGGAGTCGCTGGCCTGGCTCTCCTACATCGTGCGCCGCCTCGACGGGCTCCCGCTCGCCCTGGTCTTCACGGCCGACCCGGACGCGCACGACGCGGCGCCCGCCGAGTCCGGCGCGCCCGCGCACACCCGGCTGCTGCGGCCGGGGCCGCTGTGCGAGAGCTGCGCCGCGCAGTGGATGGCGGGGGCCTTCGGTGCGCCCCTCGACACCGAGCTCGCCGCCGCCTGCCACACCCTCTCGCTCGGCAACCCGCTGGTCCTTCGGGAGCTCACCGACCGGCTGCTCGCGGCCGGTGTCTCGGCCGGCTCCCCCGACCAGAGCGCCGTCCTGGAGATCGGCGCCGCCACGCTGTCGGACACCACGGTGGAGTGGCTGAGCCGGCGCCACCCCGCGGCCGTGGACCTCCTCGCCAACCTGGCCGTGCTTGGGCCCGGCGCCGACATCGCGACGGCGGCGGCCCTCGCCGACCAGGGCGAGTTCGAGTCGGCGCTGGCCGGCGAGGAGCTGCGCCGCAGCGGGCTCATCGACCCGGGTCCGCCGCAGCGCTTCCGGCACGAGCTGGTGCGCACCGCGATCCTCTCCCGCATCGACCCGAAGACCCGGCTCGACCTGCACGCCCGCGCGGCGGCGCTGCTGCTGCGGCTCGGCGCCCCGGCCGCGCAGACCGCCGAGCACCTGATGTCGGTGGGCGCGAGCGGCCGGGCCTGGGCGCTGCCCATCCTGCGCACCGCCGCGCGCGAGGCCGCCGCCGGCTCCGACTGGACCAATGCCGCCCGCTATCTGCGCCGGGCGCTGGCCGAGTCAGCCGACCCCGAGGTCGTCCTCGCCGTCACCGGCCAGCTCGGCGCGGTCGAACTGCACCGCGACGTGGCCGCCTGCGCGCGTTACGCCGCGACCGTGGCCGCCTCGATCCGCCCCCCGGCCGAACGGGCCCGCGCCCTGCTGCCGTTCGCGGGCCCGGTCCTCACCCTGGACTCCTCGATGGCCGCCCACTCCTTCGTCGAGGCCGCCACCGCTCTGGAGGCCGGTCACGGCGGTGAGGCACCGCTCGCCCTGCGGCTGCCGCTCGCCACCCAGGCCCTGCTGGCCGGTCACCGGGGCACCGCACACCGCACGCTGGCCGCGCTGCGCCGCTCACCGGACACGCACACCGCCGCGCCCGCATTCCTCGGTGCGCTCGCCGCGCTCACGGCGGCCGGCGGCCGCTTCCCGCGCCGGGCCCAGCGGCTCGCCGAGCGGTGCGCGGACGCGGCCGCGCTGATCGGCGTCGACACCGGCGCGCCGGGCGCCGCCCTCGCGCTCGCCTGGACCGGCCGCGCCCCGGACGCCGCCGCGCTGGCCGACCGGACCGTCCTGACCGCGCGCGGCGCCGCCCGCCCCGGGGAACTCGCGCTCGCTCTGATCGTGCGCGCCGACATCGCGCTGCGCCTGGACCGTACGGCGGCGGCTCTCGGCGACGCCAGGGAAGCGCTGCGGCTCGCCGAATCCGTACGGGCGGCGGGTCTCGCGGCCGCGGCCGCCGCCTGCACCGCCCGCGCCCTGGTGCGCAGGGAGCAGCACGAGGCGGCGGCCAAGGTGCTGGCCGGCTCGCCGCTCCCGGCCGGCGCGCACCCGTTGATCCGGGCCCAGTTCCTCCAGGCGCGGGGACTGGTGGCGGCCGGCCGGGGCGCGCACGGGGAGGCATTGCAGCTCTTCCTGGAGTGCGGCCACGCGCTGGCCGCGCGCGGCATGGCCAACCCGGAGTGCGTACGGTGGCGGGCCGACGCCCGGCGCGCGTACGAGGAACTGGGCGAACCGGAGGCCGCGCTGGCGATCGCGGAGGCGGAGCCGGTGGGGGTACGGCCGGGGGGTGCGGGGGGTGCGGGTGCGGGCGGTGCGGGCTCGGGTGTGGCCGCTGGGACTGGTGCGGCCACGTGGTCCGGTGGGGCCGGGCCTGGAGGGGCTGGGCTCGCGGGTGCGCCCGGGTCGGGCGATGGGGGGCCGGGTGAGCCGCCCGAGGACGGCCGGGGTGGCCCTGGCAGCACGCCGTCCGCCCACGCGCCGGGCATCGGGAACGGCATGAAGCGGAGGGCGGGCCTGACCGCGAGCGAGCGGCGCGTCACGGATCTGGTGCTCACCGGGCTCAGCAACCTGGAGGTGGCCGAACGCCTCTTCCTCAGCAAGCGGACGGTCGACACCCACCTGGGCCGGATCTACCGCAAACTGGAGATCCGGGGCCGGGCCGAACTGGCGCAGGCGCTAAGGGAGTTGAACGACCCCACGAACCCCGCCTGA